From the Ferrigenium kumadai genome, one window contains:
- a CDS encoding class II aldolase/adducin family protein, translated as MNENQLRGELARIAKRLDDQGLNRGSSGNLSARHEDGMLITPSGMGAGLTGDDMVFVDAQGKAHGRRKPSSEWLFHRDIFSQRPEFGAVIHTHSVAATALACMRRDIPSFHYMILMAGGDSIRCSGYATFGTQALSDTVLEAMQDRRACLLANHGMIAAGRNLLDAFKLAVEVETLCELYLRTLQSGGPVLLNAEELSDARRQFTELRYGE; from the coding sequence ATGAACGAGAACCAGTTGCGCGGCGAGCTCGCGCGCATCGCAAAGCGGCTAGACGACCAGGGGCTGAACCGCGGCTCATCCGGCAACCTCAGCGCGCGCCATGAGGACGGCATGCTCATCACGCCCTCCGGCATGGGGGCGGGGCTGACCGGGGACGACATGGTGTTCGTCGATGCGCAGGGCAAGGCGCACGGCCGCCGCAAGCCATCCAGCGAATGGCTGTTCCACCGCGACATCTTCTCGCAGCGTCCCGAATTCGGCGCGGTGATCCATACCCATTCCGTCGCCGCGACCGCGCTGGCGTGCATGCGCCGCGACATCCCTTCGTTCCATTACATGATCCTGATGGCGGGCGGCGACAGCATCCGCTGTTCCGGCTATGCGACCTTCGGCACGCAGGCGTTATCCGATACGGTGCTGGAGGCGATGCAGGACCGCCGTGCCTGCCTGCTGGCGAACCACGGCATGATCGCCGCGGGCAGGAACCTGCTCGATGCATTCAAGCTCGCGGTCGAGGTCGAGACGTTGTGCGAACTCTATCTGCGCACGCTGCAGTCGGGCGGTCCGGTGTTGCTGAATGCGGAAGAACTGAGCGATGCCCGGCGGCAGTTCACCGAACTGCGCTACGGCGAGTAA